A window of the Deltaproteobacteria bacterium genome harbors these coding sequences:
- a CDS encoding 16S rRNA (uracil(1498)-N(3))-methyltransferase → MHRFYWPPEVPPPSADGTIITGELASHLAAVRLEAGEVVECFNESGYRCACRIDRNARRFTVTPDPSTELPAPPVPRKKLTVWIPAIEPARFDWAAEKLTELGAERIGVFRADRTNAHPRSAERIRRVMIRAVEQSGRVTIPVWLEAKTLDDILDMHPIILEIPGRGNSVPLSGLILDSELSLMVGPEGGWSPGELERFRRTGYQLAHLVPSTLRAETAAVSAAAVILS, encoded by the coding sequence ATGCATCGCTTTTACTGGCCACCGGAAGTTCCACCACCATCAGCGGATGGCACCATCATAACGGGCGAGCTCGCCTCTCATCTGGCAGCTGTTCGCCTTGAGGCAGGTGAAGTTGTCGAATGCTTCAATGAAAGCGGATATCGCTGCGCCTGTCGCATAGACCGGAATGCACGCCGATTTACCGTGACACCCGACCCTTCCACCGAACTTCCGGCACCTCCAGTGCCACGGAAGAAGCTCACTGTCTGGATACCAGCCATCGAACCGGCGCGCTTTGACTGGGCTGCAGAAAAGCTGACCGAGCTGGGTGCGGAGCGAATTGGTGTATTCCGTGCCGACCGGACGAACGCACATCCGCGGAGCGCCGAACGGATTCGCCGGGTAATGATCCGGGCCGTCGAGCAGTCAGGACGGGTGACAATTCCGGTCTGGCTGGAAGCCAAGACCCTCGACGACATACTGGATATGCACCCCATCATTCTTGAAATTCCCGGGCGCGGGAATTCAGTCCCGCTGTCTGGCTTGATACTGGATTCCGAACTCTCCCTCATGGTCGGCCCCGAAGGTGGATGGTCGCCAGGGGAACTGGAGCGGTTTCGCAGGACAGGCTACCAGCTTGCCCATCTCGTACCCTCCACACTTCGGGCAGAAACGGCTGCTGTTTCAGCAGCGGCAGTAATACTTTCCTGA